tattgtaatagtaagataaattttcaaaatacattttataaattaaagtataagcttctataaatgacttagaacctcttataataatttaaaatgtctgatttttataaatatatttataattttgtaaataatttataaagcatgcattgaattattagacattagtagttattatgatactttatatacaaatataattctttctatacaaatataaaatcattatatcaattcaaataaacacttttgtttattattttatgtaatttataaatatataaaaaaattgatcgcattattactctttcatagtttcaacaattagttaccataataattatttctaatcttatgtagattatttggaaaatggtaattgaattatcctttccttttagatataattataataaataaaattaaaaatcactgGTCAgtcaaattatgaaaatatttaataaaaatatttagtaaaaatatttaataaaaatatataaacaaaagtacaaatatttaataaaaaattctaaattgaaattatgaaaatattaaaatatatctattatattttaattaatattataaaaattaataataaaaacaatttcaataaattttcaaaaaattaaaattataactttctaaatataaattttatatttattatagttttatgatttttgatatttttataactatattaaatgtaaatattgttaatttattatttgactgttaccgcatttggtagttaaccagtcataagtcacccgcaaatGCACCAATTTTTAACTGCAATATCAGTCGTACAAAtatcttaaaaccgctagaaaacACATCCACAAATTTCCGCAACCGTCGGTTCACCCGGTCTGCCCTTATTCAGCTTTACAAACCGCTTTCCTAATCACATTGTAATCAAATGTCGTTGAAAccataataatttgaagaaaagAATTAAGGCAACCGGATATGAACCGTTAAAGCCCAAAAGATGAGAAGCCCAAAAACCTATCAAACTTAGAAGCCCGAAAGCACTTCATGCAACGCCACAGGTAGGGGTCGCTCGTTCCGTCTCTAACTGCTCCTCCGAGagaaaggtttagggtttttgccGCTAACTGCTCTTCTCCCCCCATGGaagtttcttcttcctctactcAATGTATTTCTTTTCTTGCAAATTATGATAacttttctttctattttttggtGATTTTTAGGGTGGAACAACCCCAGACCCGGAGCGAGTGGGATCTGATGATCCAGACGTAAAGCCCAAGAAGAAAAAGGTCGAATCTAAACTCTTTCCAAGAATCTCTCATTATACTTCTGAGATGAGCCGAGATGGGTCTAGAAGTTTATTCACAGTTTTCACtcgttgtttctttttttaacggCAAACCTGTTCACGTTGTTATTCGTCGCTTCAAAAACGAATACTCTAGGAGCGTGATCGTTTTTGGTTCTGTTGCAGACACAAAAGAGGTaccttttgaatattttaaaattaaacacttCTTTGTACTCTATCTCACAATTTGCTTCTGTTATTTATTTCCAGGCACTGAAATTGTGTGGGAAAAAATTGCGCGGAATTCCAATTTATATTAAGCCGAATGGGAACAGGTAACTATTTCCATCTTTTGGAGAAAGATTTGTTATTAACTTGAACGACTAATTGTTTTAACTTTCATTTCTGGTGACAGTCGAGAAATAGTGCTTGCAAGTGGGTTCAACAACCAATCGACAGTAAAAGAGATCATGAAACAACTTCGTAGTGAATTCAAGTCAAGAGGCGAAGTCCTTAACATTTTTGTTCCAGAAGATAATGAAACTGGTGGTTGTCTAGGGTATGGCTCTTTCTCAAATTTGTAGTTTGTGAAAATTATGAATTTATCTCATTGattacctcttttttttttttttgttcttttccaacagttttggatatatatacattgaCCCTCAAGGCGTGGATGGAGGAGATTTGTGGAAATCATTTGAAATTGATGGTCTTCCAATTACGCTTACTAAGGCTTCACCGAAATTATGCTTCGAAGCTGAAATAGTGGGCAAGAAAAAGGTAGAATCAATAACCTTTTTAACGGAAAAAAATTTCTCAGCTACACGAAGTTTACTATAATATGGTGGAAACCAtccaatatatgaaaatgtgttAACAACTACACgaagtttatgttaatatatgtCACATATACGAAGTTAATGATTATATGGTAAGAACATCACAATCggatttaattgattttaataaaagttATTGGGGTCAATctgtaatttattaaaatttaaccctaaatcattaaaatcaaatcaattaattttattaaaatcaattaaaaattacTGTTTTTATGAAGTTTATTAAAATTGGAagaaattattaagtttattaaaattggaaaaaaatattaactttattcattttactaaactattaagtttattaagttttttaaattataaagtttatcaaacttaataatttgataaacttaatagttttaataaacttaataaattattaaatgtaatacaattattaatttattaaattaataaacttaataatttattaaatttagtaaacctaataatttttaaaaatttaataatttattaaatttaataacattaataatttattaacttaataaacttaataatttattaaatttagtaaacctaataatttaaaaaaacttaagtaaacttaataatttattaaatttaataaacttaataatttattaaatttaataaacttaataatttattaaatttaataaacttaataatttattaaatttaataaacttattaatttattaaattaataaacctaataattttgtttttaataaatttaataatttattaaattaataaactgagtaatttattaaatttagtaaacctaataatttaaataaaaaaaacttaataaacttaataatttattaaatttaataaacttaataaatggGGTCAAtctgtaatttttttaacttaaccaaaaattattaaaataattaaatttattaataaatttattaacttcattaagtttattaataaaatcaagtttattaataaattattaagtttattaaagtttattaaaattattaagtttatcaaattattaagtttatcaaattattaagtttaataaacttcataaaaacaataatttattaattgattttaataaaattacagATTGACCCCAAGAACTTtgattaaaatcaattaaacccgATTGTGATGTTCCCACCATATAATCATTAACTTCGTATATGTGACATGTATTAACATAAACTCTGTATAGTTGTTGATACATTTTCATAGATTGGATAGTTTCCACCATATTACAGTAAATTTCGTGTAGCTGagaaacttttttcttttaatttaatgttattCTTGtgctttttaaaatcttttaaaatataatcatgTCCCTTAACTGTCGACATTTCTGTTTGTTGCAGGCGAATGATGAAGACGAAAAGACTGCTTTGAAAAAGGTAAATCTCTTTCACTCTTTACGTAAAGGAAATTAAGATGGATAGATAGTGTCTTAAATCTTTTAAAAAGCCTCTTCTCTTTAGTTACGCTTATTACACTTGCTTACGATGATGGAAGATGGATGAAAGTAGTTCAGATTTATTtgactttcatattttttttgttcagctCTCTCATGAACAGAAAGGCATTGGcaataaagattttaaaattttagtataaaaAATTAACACTTCTTTGTACTCAATTTTCCACTTTTTCATGAACAGATGCTATTACCATTAAATACTAGTCTACCGACCTTGATGTATACCCAAAGAAGATACTCTTGGACAGATAAAAGACCGGACATTACTGCTGAGTCTTATAAACAAGAGACAAGTAAGTTACACGCTTTGTATACGACAATAGTTAGGTTTTTCAGTTGAACTACACGATCTTATTATTAGCTtttgttgacatgaagaattaAACAAAGGGAAGTACTGGAGGAAGTGGGAGAAGTggccatatcacttaccaaatggggaggagtggctagtccactactagttagtggaggaagtgggaggagtggccatatcacttaccaaatggggaAGAGTGGCTAGTCCACTACTAGTTATTTAGTCTTCCACCATTGAGTGCTTATtgcttttgtttcctttaaatACACCATGTATGTTACACAATTAAACACACAATTCAAtacaaacatttttttcattctctcaatctcacaaatcctctcattctcttaaattctcaaatttctcttctctctcaaatacTTACGGTTACTTCACTCCTTTTTTACTTTGTTCGTGTGCTTCATCACGGTTAAAACACTTAGAAGCTCTCATAATCCCACaaattatcatggtatcagagcagcaaCAATCTTGAAACCTTTCTAAATTCCGCAAAATCAAAACTCTGTTTCTAGTTCTTAAACTCTACCTCTGACCAAGTAAATCCCCaagatggagaacaacaacaacaataacaacaaccgCATCAGCATACCTGTGACCCTGAAGGGGATTAACTACCTCTTGTGGGCCAGGATGGTGAAGATTGCCCTTGGAGGAAAGGGTTTGTGGAGTCATGTCTCAGCAGAAGCAGCTCCAAAACAAACcacccaaggagaagatggacaGGAGATTGTGGTAGCTACTGATGAAGACAAATGGGctcaggaagatctcatggttctcACAGTGCTCCTTAGCTCCCTAGAACCCGCCATCATGGAGTCTTACTCCTACTGTGAAACTACCAAGCAGTTGTGGGATACACTCTACAAAGTGTATGGAAATACCTCCAACCTTACAAGGGTCTTTGAAGTAAAAAGAGCTATCAATACCCTCAACCAAGGAGATATGGAGTTCCAGCCTCACTTTGGCAAGTTCCGGTCTCTTTGGGCAGagatggaactactcagaccaCATACTACCGACCCCACCACTCTCTTAACCAGGCGTGAAGAGGACAGAGTGTTTGGACTACTGCTCACGCTTAATCCATCTTATGGGAGCTTAATCAAGCACATCCTGAGAGCTGACAAGTTACCTGACCTGGATGAAGTATGCGCTCAAATTCAGAAGGAAGAAGGCTCTGTGGGCTtatttggaggcaagggagacttaaacATGGCACATCAAGCTGAACGAGCCGTGTCAAACAAGGCAGCTTACAAGCTAGATGAGAAGAAAAACTTGACCTGcgatcactgcaagaagaagggccacatgaaggacaaatgctggatactacatccGCACCTCAAGCCCAACAAATTTAGGGACAACCGCCCTCAATACCAAGATGCAAGAGCCAACTTCTCAACTGATGGTGCTGAGCCAACAACACCAATCACCATGGGTATAAGCAACCTAGGTGTGGGAAGAGCTACTGCCTCCACATCAGGCTATGCCACGCCAAGAGCCAATCTAGATGAGACCATCAAGAAGTCTGACTTAACCgctctcatcaaagctctcaaggaatCTGGTATATCTAAAACTCTTGGTATCTCCCTTAATGCTTCTCACAATGCAAATGGTtctatgaataattttaaatcggCTAAGCCCTTAGTTATAGACTCTGGtgcttctcatcacatgataagtgaTTTAGAACTGATTAAGAACATAGAACCGGCTttaggaaatgtgatgatagcaaatggagataaaattccAATAAAAGGTGTAGGTGAACTtagattgtttgataaagaatctaaagctttctatatgcctacaTTTGCCTCAAACCTACTGTCTGTTAAAAAAGTAACTAATGATCTCAATTGTCAAGTTACTTTCACGCCTAACAGTGtatactttcaggatattgattctagtaagttgcttggcaaaggtgttaccaagggagacttgtacttACTTGAGGACACAAGACCTGTATCTCAATTATCGTGTGTGTTTCATTCTGTTTCTGAATTCCCTAAAGATGAAatctggcatgctagactaggacatccccattctcgtgccttgaacatcctgttgcctagtatttcttttaaaaatgagtgtgaagcgtgtatattaggaaaacattgcagaactgtgtttcctaaatcaaaaacccaatatgaaaactgctttgatttgattcactctgatgtgtggactgctccatgTGTATCTAGAgaacaacataaatattttgtgacattcattgatgaaaaatctaaatacacatggatcactttgttgcaatctaaggatagggtgctagaagcatttaaaaattttcagaaCTATATTACTAACCATTTCAATGTTAAGATTAAAAttcttagatcagataatggtggtgaaTATACTAGCACAACCTTCAAACAACATCTAGCCTCACATGGAATCATTCAACAAAccagctgtccttacacaccccaacaaaatggtgtggctgaaagaaagaatagacacttgatggaagtggcaaggAGTATGATGTTCCATACAAATGTACCCAAACGGTTTTGGAGGGATGCAGTAGTCACAGCCACCTACCTAATCAACCGCACACCTACAAGAGTCCTCTTTGATGCCACCCCATATGAGGTACTAAACAAATCTAGACCATCAATTGAtcatttgcgtgtgtttgggtgtgtgtgctttgttttgattccaggagaactaagaaacaaactggaggcaaagagcacaaaggcaatgttcattggatactctacgCACCAAAAGGGGTACAAATGCTATGTACcagagacaaggagagtcctagtatccagagatgttaagttcatagaaTCCAAGGCCTAttatgatgagaagagttgggaggaactcaaagatctatctcATTCTGCCTCGGACAGAGCTAACAACCTGAAGATTCTTATGGAAAGACTCGGCATTAACCTAGAAAAGGAACCAGAGAAAGGCCGGGACACTACTCCTTATAAAGAGACCATGGTTCATAACACTGAAGACTCTCATCCTGACCATGAAGGGGGGAATGAAGATCAACCGGCgcaagctcaacctgaagaaAACCCAGTATtatctcatgatcaagatgagatggGACAACCAGACACTGAAGCTCAAGAAGGAGAACCAAGCAGCAGTAATGAACCTGAGCAGACACAAGTCCTAAGGAGAAGTACAAGGATCAGAAGACCAGCCTCAGATTGggttaaaaatgattttgtttactacaatgctcaagctgtggcACATCCAGAAAGTGGATTAtgctccctagctcactatccagaagaacatcaagtctttatgagttcattggacctggaatggataccaagaacatatgcagaagctatggaagatgatgaatggaggaaatcggtggatgatgaaatgagggccatggagaagaacaacacctggtatgagacagaacttccaaaagggaagaaagccgtgaccagcagactcatacataccattaagtatcttgcaaatgggaagccagaaagaaagaagaccagactggtggcaagaggatacacacaagtgtatggagaggactatctagacacctttgcaccagtggccaagcttcatacaatccggattCTACTCTCATTAGCAGTGAACCTAGAATGGGacctttggcaaatggatgtgaagaatgctttcctgcaaggagaactagaagatgaagtgtatatgaaaCCACCTCCGGGGATGGAAgaaatggtgaaaccagggaatgtccttagactcagaaaggcaatctatggcttgaagcaatcaccaagagcttggtaccacAAGCTAAGCACTACATTGAATGGAAGGGgatttgtgaagtctcaagcggatcacacactcttcactctcaccagcaagcaaggaATTACGGTAattctagtctatgtggatgacatcatcatcacgggtagtgacaaggaggggatcagttTAACCAAGACATTTCTCAAGGCcgcatttgacatcaaagacctgggagaactgaagtacttccttggcattgagatgtgcagatcaaaggaaggattattcatgtcccaaagaaagtataccctggacatattaaaggaggcaggagatcttggaggaagacatgccaagacaccacttgaagaaggttacaaggtattgcgagagggggagtatgaagacactccatttgaagatgtcaagcagtatagacggatggttgggaagctgatctatctaaccatcactcggccagatgtgtgTTTCGCAGttaatcaagtgagccagcacatgcaaactcccaaggttcatcactggaacatggtggagaggattcTAAGATACTTAAGAGAAGCACCAGgacaaggtgtatggatggcttgcaacaagaacactgaggtgataggatactgtgatgcagattgggctggagatagagtagacagaaggtcaaccaccggttattgtacattcattggagggaatcttgtcacttggaagagcaagaaacagaaaataGTATCTTGTTCAAgcgcagaagcagagtacagatcaatgaggaagctaaccagtgagcttatctggataaaggggcttttaggcgacttgggaattgagatcacctctcccatgaccatgcactgtgacaaccaagccgcaatacacattgcatccaactcagtctttcatgaaaggacaaagcacatagaagtagactgccacaaggtcagacaagcagtggagcagcaagtgattctcccatgttatacaagaagtgcggatcagctggctgacatcttcaccaaggcggccagtagcaaagtttgtgagtccattcttccaagacttggactcataaaccttCCATGTCAATGATCTCCTCACCGtggagtattctactctttttcctttgcttggtttttatttcaagtggtttttccaagaaaaggttttaatgagggaatacttcatggctttccaagcttgacactcactactgtcaagcttgagggggagtgttgacatgaagaattaaacaaagggaagtagtggaggaagtgggagaagtggccatatcacttaccaaattGGGAGGAGAAGCTAGTCCACTACTAGTTAGTGGAGGAAGTGGGAGGAGTggccatatcacttaccaaatggggaGGAGTGGCTAGTCCACTACTAGTTATTTAGTCTTCCACCATTGAGTGCTTATtgcttttgtttcctttaaatACACCATGTATGTTACACAATTAAACACACAATTCAATACAAACATTTCTTTCATTCTCTCAATCTCACAAATCCTCACATTCTCTTAAATTCTCaaatttctcttctctctcaaatacTTACGGTTACTTCACTCCTTTTTTACTTTGTTCGTGTGCTTCATCACGGTTAAAACACTTAGAAGCTCTCATAATCCCACAAATTATCagcttttatgtttttattatagatGACAAGTAAGTTACACGCTTTGTATACGACAATAGTTAAGTTTTTCAGTTGAACTACTCGATCTTATTAgcctttatgtttttattatagatGATTGCTGGGCTGCTGCTCTTCATAGGGCGTATTCAGCACTGCTGACACTATCAGGCTCACCGGGACGAGTTTTAACACGTCAAGGTATTATTGATGGGGTTGATGAGGCTTATCAGGCATCTGGAGATGGCATCGACAGGCTTAAGTATGCAATTTCGTTTATGGAGAAGTATGTCAAAGAAATGAACATTTACCGACGTCCTAGGGGTAATGATGCGTCTTCTTATGAAGATTTTGAGAGTTTTACCCTACAACTTCTAGCAACAACACCTGTCATGGTGACTGTTGAATGTCTTCCAAGTTTCCAATCTTTCGATGGACAAGTAAGTCCTGTTTACtttgaaaacatattttctttacattgaaaacattctaaaagcgatttctatatatttttagccTATGTGTATCTATGATTTCTTCACATTTTCGTTTggtcttttgtttttgtatagGTTGCGACAACCACAGAGCCTTCAGAGATAAATTCTGATGATCCAGAAGCTTTAGTAAAGCCTCAGAAGCCGAAAAGGCTCAAGAAGGTGCTTTTTAAATTTGTCTAATAACTGTCCTTATAGTTGTATTTGGCCCTCTTGTGATTTTTACACTTAAATAAGTCATCTCtcttttaaatagtatatgactAAATTTCATTCACTGACGTAACATTATCTTTTCCTAGAAAGTGATCATTTTCAAAACGACTACATTGAATAAGTTGTTGACCTTCTGCATTTGCAACGGATCAGTTTCAAAACAAAGAAATTTTATGTTCAGTTTTTGTTGCTTCCTTAACTCATTTTTTTCGTCTTCTAATATAATATCAGATAGTAGATGAATTAAGTAACCGTCTGGACGAGATGACTGAAATTGTTAAAAAACTAAAGAAGAATTCAGATCTACTGGAAGaggtatatttgtttttcttataaagtaattttttttagcttCTATTTGTTTGTCTGTAGCTTTGTATGTGGACGAATGACACCACACTAAC
The window above is part of the Brassica napus cultivar Da-Ae chromosome C3, Da-Ae, whole genome shotgun sequence genome. Proteins encoded here:
- the LOC106354970 gene encoding uncharacterized protein LOC106354970, whose translation is MGLEVYSQFSLVVSFFNGKPVHVVIRRFKNEYSRSVIVFGSVADTKEALKLCGKKLRGIPIYIKPNGNSREIVLASGFNNQSTVKEIMKQLRSEFKSRGEVLNIFVPEDNETGGCLGFGYIYIDPQGVDGGDLWKSFEIDGLPITLTKASPKLCFEAEIVGKKKANDEDEKTALKKMLLPLNTSLPTLMYTQRRYSWTDKRPDITAESYKQETKLNKGKYWRKWEKWPYHLPNGEEWLVHY